Proteins encoded in a region of the Hypomesus transpacificus isolate Combined female chromosome 17, fHypTra1, whole genome shotgun sequence genome:
- the rundc1 gene encoding RUN domain-containing protein 1 isoform X2, protein MSTEELSTSDSEAAFASAGERWAPVGAVANPEDESRIGHTTEPRRKGSVSASEPEMASKLRKLEEEQAQLNSSLLALTSHFAQVQFRLKQIVHAQTDEKERMLVELEEFAFKGCPHVVGCRAQDTKHLENSSEREKRERLEVQREKQKDLIIQLKTQLDDLERFAYQEGSYDSLPQAVVMERQKVIIDELIKKLDVNLNEDIGNLTPEELRQRVDAAIAQIVNPARVKEQLVDQLKTQIRDLEMFINFIQDEVGNPLLSDGSPSQQQGIAGSNTRASGGRKKMDAEHAQKVRDTGLQLIQRALAVLQIFAVSQFGCAAGRVPPMWSHSDGGQGYGPLLQRLEGAVERVRVMASCRQPSVDHVVSYSSSSAALGPRDELTAAVRKELALALRDLLAHGLYAPSQGMSLVLAPISCLLPRSSAPQTMHPWELFVKYYHSKNGKAFVESPARQLSQSFSLPMGGGPVTVTPKQSLLWAIHSVLQEHDRYKRGADSEFKALVCMALNEQRLVSWLNLLCKSGPLVHPHYQAWSYMAQTGFEGALRILGRVSHLRFNLPVDLAVRQLKNIKDAF, encoded by the exons ATGTCGACAGAGGAACTGTCAACTTCGGACAGCGAGGCTGCCTTCGCCAGTGCTGGGGAGAGATGGGCGCCCGTTGGGGCTGTTGCCAACCCGGAGGATGAGAGTCGAATTGGACACACGACCGAACCGAGAAGGAAAGGATCCGTCTCGGCCAGTGAGCCGGAGATGGCGTCCAAACTaaggaagctggaggaggaacaggcacAGCTGAATTCTTCGCTGCTAGCGCTAACATCTCACTTTGCTCAGGTGCAGTTCAGGCTGAAGCAGATTGTTCATGCTCAGACTGACGAGAAGGAGAGGATGTTAGTGGAACTGGAAGAGTTCGCTTTCAAAGGCTGCCCTCACGTCGTAGGATGCCGAGCACAGGATacaaaacatttggaaaactcG agcgagagggagaagagagagcgtCTGGAGgtccagagagagaagcagaaggaCCTCATCATCCAGCTGAAAACGCAGCTGGACGACCTGGAGCGCTTTGCCTACCAGGAGGGCAGCTACGACTCCCTGCCTCAGGCTGtagtgatggagagacagaag GTGATCATCGACGAGCTGATTAAGAAGCTGGACGTGAACCTGAACGAGGACATCGGGAACCTGACCCCAGAGGAGCTGAGGCAGAGagtcgacgcagccatcgctCAGATCGTCAACCCAGCCCGGGTCAAAGAGCAGCTGGTGGACCAGCTGAAAACCCAGATCAGAGACCTGGAGATGTTCATCAACTTCATCCAGG ACGAAGTTGggaaccccctcctctctgacgGGTCTCCCAGCCAGCAGCAGGGGATCGCTGGGTCCAACACCAGAGCCTCTGGAGGACGCAAGAAAA TGGATGCTGAGCATGCGCAGAAGGTGCGCGACACGGGGCTGCAGCTGATCCAGCGCGCCCTGGCCGTGCTGCAGATCTTCGCCGTCAGCCAGTTCGGCTGTGCCGCCGGCCGCGTCCCCCCGATGTGGTCCCACAGCGACGGGGGCCAGGGCTACGGGCCCCTCCTGCAGCGCCTGGAGGGGGCCGTGGAGAGGGTTCGAGTCATGGCCTCCTGCAGGCAGCCGTCGGTGGATCACGTGGTGAGCTACTCCAGCAGCAGCGCGGCCCTGGGGCCCCGGGACGAGCTGACGGCCGCCGTGAGGAAGGAGCTGGCCTTGGCCTTGAGGGACCTGCTGGCCCACGGCCTCTACGCCCCCTCCCAGGGCATGAGCCTGGTGCTGGCCCCCATCTCCTGCCTGCTGCCTCGCAGCTCCGCCCCGCAGACCATGCACCCCTGGGAGCTGTTCGTCAAGTACTACCACTCCAAGAACGGCAAGGCCTTCGTGGAGTCGCCCGCCCGCCAGCTCTCCCAGTCCTTTAGCCTTCCCATGGGCGGGGGCCCCGTCACCGTCACCCCCAAACAGTCCCTGCTCTGGGCGATCCACTCGGTCCTGCAGGAGCACGACCGCTACAAGCGAGGAGCGGACTCGGAGTTCAAGGCGCTGGTGTGCATGGCGCTGAACGAGCAGAGGCTGGTGTCCTGGCTCAACCTGCTGTGTAAGTCGGGCCCCCTGGTGCACCCCCACTACCAGGCCTGGAGCTACATGGCCCAGACGGGGTTCGAGGGAGCGCTGAGGATCCTGGGGCGCGTCAGTCACCTCCGCTTCAACCTGCCCGTGGACCTGGCGGTGCGACAGCTCAAGAACATCAAGGACGCCTTCTGA
- the rundc1 gene encoding RUN domain-containing protein 1 isoform X1, whose product MSTEELSTSDSEAAFASAGERWAPVGAVANPEDESRIGHTTEPRRKGSVSASEPEMASKLRKLEEEQAQLNSSLLALTSHFAQVQFRLKQIVHAQTDEKERMLVELEEFAFKGCPHVVGCRAQDTKHLENSQEDLSEREKRERLEVQREKQKDLIIQLKTQLDDLERFAYQEGSYDSLPQAVVMERQKVIIDELIKKLDVNLNEDIGNLTPEELRQRVDAAIAQIVNPARVKEQLVDQLKTQIRDLEMFINFIQDEVGNPLLSDGSPSQQQGIAGSNTRASGGRKKMDAEHAQKVRDTGLQLIQRALAVLQIFAVSQFGCAAGRVPPMWSHSDGGQGYGPLLQRLEGAVERVRVMASCRQPSVDHVVSYSSSSAALGPRDELTAAVRKELALALRDLLAHGLYAPSQGMSLVLAPISCLLPRSSAPQTMHPWELFVKYYHSKNGKAFVESPARQLSQSFSLPMGGGPVTVTPKQSLLWAIHSVLQEHDRYKRGADSEFKALVCMALNEQRLVSWLNLLCKSGPLVHPHYQAWSYMAQTGFEGALRILGRVSHLRFNLPVDLAVRQLKNIKDAF is encoded by the exons ATGTCGACAGAGGAACTGTCAACTTCGGACAGCGAGGCTGCCTTCGCCAGTGCTGGGGAGAGATGGGCGCCCGTTGGGGCTGTTGCCAACCCGGAGGATGAGAGTCGAATTGGACACACGACCGAACCGAGAAGGAAAGGATCCGTCTCGGCCAGTGAGCCGGAGATGGCGTCCAAACTaaggaagctggaggaggaacaggcacAGCTGAATTCTTCGCTGCTAGCGCTAACATCTCACTTTGCTCAGGTGCAGTTCAGGCTGAAGCAGATTGTTCATGCTCAGACTGACGAGAAGGAGAGGATGTTAGTGGAACTGGAAGAGTTCGCTTTCAAAGGCTGCCCTCACGTCGTAGGATGCCGAGCACAGGATacaaaacatttggaaaactcG CAGGAGGACTTG agcgagagggagaagagagagcgtCTGGAGgtccagagagagaagcagaaggaCCTCATCATCCAGCTGAAAACGCAGCTGGACGACCTGGAGCGCTTTGCCTACCAGGAGGGCAGCTACGACTCCCTGCCTCAGGCTGtagtgatggagagacagaag GTGATCATCGACGAGCTGATTAAGAAGCTGGACGTGAACCTGAACGAGGACATCGGGAACCTGACCCCAGAGGAGCTGAGGCAGAGagtcgacgcagccatcgctCAGATCGTCAACCCAGCCCGGGTCAAAGAGCAGCTGGTGGACCAGCTGAAAACCCAGATCAGAGACCTGGAGATGTTCATCAACTTCATCCAGG ACGAAGTTGggaaccccctcctctctgacgGGTCTCCCAGCCAGCAGCAGGGGATCGCTGGGTCCAACACCAGAGCCTCTGGAGGACGCAAGAAAA TGGATGCTGAGCATGCGCAGAAGGTGCGCGACACGGGGCTGCAGCTGATCCAGCGCGCCCTGGCCGTGCTGCAGATCTTCGCCGTCAGCCAGTTCGGCTGTGCCGCCGGCCGCGTCCCCCCGATGTGGTCCCACAGCGACGGGGGCCAGGGCTACGGGCCCCTCCTGCAGCGCCTGGAGGGGGCCGTGGAGAGGGTTCGAGTCATGGCCTCCTGCAGGCAGCCGTCGGTGGATCACGTGGTGAGCTACTCCAGCAGCAGCGCGGCCCTGGGGCCCCGGGACGAGCTGACGGCCGCCGTGAGGAAGGAGCTGGCCTTGGCCTTGAGGGACCTGCTGGCCCACGGCCTCTACGCCCCCTCCCAGGGCATGAGCCTGGTGCTGGCCCCCATCTCCTGCCTGCTGCCTCGCAGCTCCGCCCCGCAGACCATGCACCCCTGGGAGCTGTTCGTCAAGTACTACCACTCCAAGAACGGCAAGGCCTTCGTGGAGTCGCCCGCCCGCCAGCTCTCCCAGTCCTTTAGCCTTCCCATGGGCGGGGGCCCCGTCACCGTCACCCCCAAACAGTCCCTGCTCTGGGCGATCCACTCGGTCCTGCAGGAGCACGACCGCTACAAGCGAGGAGCGGACTCGGAGTTCAAGGCGCTGGTGTGCATGGCGCTGAACGAGCAGAGGCTGGTGTCCTGGCTCAACCTGCTGTGTAAGTCGGGCCCCCTGGTGCACCCCCACTACCAGGCCTGGAGCTACATGGCCCAGACGGGGTTCGAGGGAGCGCTGAGGATCCTGGGGCGCGTCAGTCACCTCCGCTTCAACCTGCCCGTGGACCTGGCGGTGCGACAGCTCAAGAACATCAAGGACGCCTTCTGA